The sequence TAATCCCATTTTAGCAAGAACTCTGTTTTCTCCAGTCATCGAAACAATATCTGCAGCGATGGATATAGCCAGAAGATCTGTGAGTTCAAATAATTCAGCATCCGGAAGTTTGTAGATGGTATTCAGTCCCTGGCAAAGTTTAAAACCTACACCACATCCTGAAAGTTCCTTGAACGGATATCGGCAGTCACTTCTTTTAGGATCAAGTACAGCTGCAGCATCAGGAATCTCTTCACCGGGAAGGTGATGATCACAAATAATAAAATCTATGTCCAGGCTGGAGGCATAATTAATCATATCAAGAGCTTTAATTCCGCAATCTAGTGCAATGATTAATGAAAAACCATTCTCTTTGGCAAAATCAATTCCCTCTGTAGAAATTCCGTATCCTTCAGAATTCCTGTCCGGAATATAGTAATCCAGATATTTTTTCTCAACAATTTTGCTGAGGTAAAGGTACATTAAGGCAACGGCGGTGGTTCCGTCCACATCATAGTCACCATATACTAATATTTTTTCACCATTTTCTATTGCAGTGGCAATACGCTCTACAGCTTTTTGCATGTCTGCCATTAAAAACGGGCTGTGTATATCGGTAAGGTTTGGTTTGAAAAATTCTCTCGCCTTCTGATAATTGTCAATTCCTCTTAGAACGAGAAGTTTAGATTCAAAAGTGCCAAAACCAAGTGACGAACTTAGTCCATCCACAACTTCCTCATCGGGTTCGGGCTTGTAAATCCATTTTTGACTCATGTTCACAAAAATAAGGAAAAAAAATAGCATTTTGATTGGATAGGGAACGAAGTTTTGACTTAAAGATTGTTAAAAATTGATTACCTTCGTGCTCCAAATTTAAATGAGTATGAAAAAAATTATCGTATGCCTTGCATTTTTAGGGGCAATGAATTCGATCAGTGCACAGAAAATCAATCTTGGAAAAGCTGCCGGGATTGTTTCAAATGGTGCCAAAGCTTTAACGTTTACTAACGAAGATGCTATTAAATTATCCAAAGAATCTGTAGATTGGATGGATAAAAACAATACTGTAGCAGGACCCAAAGATCCTTACACAGTAAGACTGAACAAATTGTTTGGAAAACACAAAACACAAGATGGTTTGAATTTGAACTATAAAGTGTATAAAGTGAAAGATATCAATGCTTTTGCTTGTGCGGATGGAAGTGTACGTGTGTTTTCTTCCCTGATGGATATTATGACAGATAATGAATTACTGGCTGTAATTGGTCACGAAATTGGTCATGTTAAAAATCAGGATACAAAAGATGCCATGAAATCTGCTTATTTAAAAGCAGCAGCATTAGATGCAGCATCATCTGCTTCTAACGCAGTAGCTACTCTTAATGAAAGCCAGGTTGGGAAAATGGCCAATGCATTTTTAGATGCCTCCCACAGCAAAAAGCAGGAATCTGAAGCAGATACTTATTCTTATGACTTTATGAAAGCTAATAAATATGATGTAGTAGGTGCTTATACAGCTTTCAGAAAGTTAGCATTGTTATCTGAAGGAAGTGCACAATCTGGTTTTGAAAAAATGTTTAACTCTCACCCGGATAGTGAAAAAAGAGCTCAAGCAATCAAAAAGAGAGCAGAAAAAGACGGATTATGGAAAGATCCGGGAACTGTTTCACTTCCTACAACAAAACTTACAAAATAATTATTTTATTTATTGTTTAAACAAAAATACCTCAAGGCAATGCTTTGAGGTATTTTTATATTCATTTGGTATATCAGATTAAGAATACATCTTTTCTCTTAATTCTTTTACTTTTTTATCAGCAAGATATTCGTCATAAGTCATTTCTCTGTCGATAATTCCATTAGGAGTTAATTCAATAATTCTGTTACAGACCGTTGACAACATTTCGTGGTCATGAGAAGCCAATAATAGATTTCCTTTGAAATTAGACAATGAGTTGTTCAATGTTGTGATACTTTCAAGGTCTAAGTGGTTGGTAGGTTCATCCAATAAAAGAACGTTAGCTTTCTGAAGCATCATTCTACTGAACATACATCTCATTTTTTCACCTCCTGAAAGTACTTTACAAGATTTCAACGCTTCATCACCAGAGAATAGCATTCTTCCTAGGAATCCTCTTACGAATTCTTCGTGACGCTCTTCATCATTTTTAGTGAATTGTCTTAACCAATCAACCAAACTTAAATCTTCCTGGAAGAAATTGGTGTTATCTAAAGGCATGTGAGATTGGTTCGTAGTAACTCCCCAAGCAACAGTTCCTTTGTCTGCTTCAACGTTTCCAGCCAAAATTTCAAAAAATTCCGTGATGGCTAAAGAGTTTTTAGAAAGTACAGCTACTTTATCTCCCTTTTTAAGGTTTAAATCAATGTTAGAGAATAATAATTCTCCGTCTTTTGTTTTTTCAAGACCTTTTACATCAAGAATCTGATCTCCTGCTTCTCTTTCCATTTCGAAAATGATAGCCGGGTATCTTCTTGAAGAAGGCTTAATATCGTCAATATTTAATTTGTCGATCATTTTCTTTCTTGCAGTAGCCTGTTTAGCCTTAGCAACGTTAGAACTGAATCGGGCAATGAAGTCCTGAAGTTCTTTTTTCTTCTCTTCAGCTTTTTTATTAGCCTGAGCTCTTTGTCTTGTTGCTAATTGAGATGCCTGGTACCAGAAAGAATAGTTACCCGTGTAAAGGTTAAGTTTCGCATAATCTAAATCTCCAATGTGAGTACACACTGTATCTAAGAAGTGACGGTCGTGAGAAACTACGATTACCGTGTTTTCATAATCAGCAAGGAAATCTTCTAACCAAGAGATCGTATCAATGTCAAGGTCATTGGTAGGTTCATCCAGGATCAATACATCAGGATTTCCAAAAAGTGCCTGAGCCAAAAGAACCTTTACTTTATCTTTGTTCTCAAGTTCACTCATCGTTTGCCAGTGCATTTCATCTTTAACACCTACATTGGAAAGCATGGTTTGTGCATCTGATTCCGCAGTCCATCCACCCATTTCATCATAGATTACCCCCAATTCACCTGCTTTAATTCCATCTTCATCGGAGAAATCTTCTTTTGCGTATAACGCATCCATTTCCTCCTTTATCTCAAATAATTTTTTATTACCTCTTAATACAGCTTCAAGAACAGTATACTGATCATAAGCAAAGTGATCCTGCTCTAAAACTGACATTCTTTTCCCTGGTTCCAGAGACACGTGACCTGTTGTAGGATCTTGCTTTCCTGTTAATATTTTAAGGAATGTAGACTTTCCTGCCCCGTTTGCTCCGATGATCCCGTAGCAGTTTCCTTTGGTAAACATAATATTTACCTCGTCAAAAAGAACTCTTTTCCCGAATTGTAAAGATAAGTTAGATACTGTTAACATATAGTTTTGTAAATTTGGCGCAAAAATACAAAAAGAATTTGGGTATATTGTAATAATATAATAGTCAAGTTTTTAAATGTATGGTATTTTTTATATATTTCATTAACGAAATTTTATAATAATGAAGATTGAGAAAACAGTTAATATATTAAATAAAAGAGCCCGCTTTGAATATGAGATTCTTGAAGAATACGAAGCCGGGATGGTTTTAACGGGTACGGAAATAAAATCTTTGCGTTCCTCTAAAGCATCTATCACAGAATCGTTCTGTCAGTTTATTGATGGGGAATTATACATCATTAATATGATGATTGATGAATATAAATTGGGAACTTTTTACAACCATAAGACAAAAAGGGAACGGAAATTGCTCTTGCACAAAAAAGAATTGCAAAAACTTGAAAAAAAGTTAAAGGATGCAGGAAACACGATTATAGCTTTAAAATTATATATCACTGATCGAGGTAAAGCAAAAGTGCTGATAGCGCTGGGTAGAGGGAAAAAACTTTTCGATAAAAGAGAGGCCATTAAAGATAGAGAAAATAAGCGGAACCTGGACAGAATATTAAAGAAAAGTTAAAAATCATTTGAAAAACTTTGTATATAAAGAAAAATTATATTTATTTTGCATTATCAATTATTTAATCATTTAATTCTATGAAAAATCTAAAATTAGGAATTTCAGCATTGGCGCTTACTGTTGCTTCTACTGTTTTCGCACAGACTACCAACAATCCGTGGTTAATCGGAGTTGGTGCTCACGCAGAAAACCATGTAGCTGCACGTGCAGGTTTCAGTAATACGTTCTCTGCGAAAAATTTGACAAAGAATCTGTTCAATATGAACAGCTATTCTATTACACCTCCATTATCTAAGTTAACAGTTGCTAGAAACATTGGTAAAGGTTTAGTAATTGACTGGCAAACTTCTGTTGGAAATGTTGAAAACAAAAGATTCAACATGGGGAAAGAATTTTTCCTAATGACAGGTATTGGTTTCCAGGCTAAAGCTGCAGGTCTTTTATGGAACGAAGAATCTTGGTTTGATCCATATTTAAGAGTTGGTGCTAACTACCTAAGACATGACTATACAGGTCAAGCTTTCCCTAAAAATGGACTTGATGCTAATGGAAATGTATTAGATTACAATGTACCTAATGGAAAAGATGGTAACGAGAATGGTAAAGCTAACCACTTTGCTGTATCTACAGGTGCTGGTGCTAACTTCTGGGTAACTAAAAACTTCGGTCTTGGTATCCAAGGAGATTATGTATCAACTCCAGGTGATAAATCTACAGTTGCTAACTTCTGGCAAGCTTCTGCTTCTATCTTATTCAGATTCGGAAACAGAGACAGAGATAAGGATGGTATCCTAGACAAAGACGATCTTTGCCCAGATACTCCAGGTTTACCAGAATTCCAAGGATGTCCTGATACTGACGGAGATGGAGTTCCAGATAAAGACGATCAATGTCCAGATGTAGCTGGTCCAGTTGAAAACAACGGTTGTCCTTGGCCAGATACAGACGGTGATGGTGTTATCGACAAAGATGATGCTTGTCCTACTGTTGCAGGTCCTGCTGAAAACAAAGGTTGTCCTTGGCCAGATACAGACGGTGACGGTATCCTTGATAAAGATGATGCTTGTCCTACTGTTCCAGGTCTTCCAGAATACAACGGATGTCCTAAGCCTAAGACTGTAACTGCTAAAGATGTTGAAACTAAATTAGGAAGCGTATTCTTCGATTTCAATAAAGCTACAATTAAAGCTGAATCTAAACCAGCTCTAGATCAGGCTGCTGAAATTATTAAGAAGGATGGTGGTCACTATCTATTAGAAGGTAGAACTGATGCTAAAGGTGCTGCTGCTTACAACTTGAAATTATCTAGACAAAGAGCTGCTTCTGTAGTTGCTGCTTTAGATACAAGAGGTGTTGAAACTAACGCTCTTAAATCAATCGGTGTAGGTTCTGCTAAAGCTACAGTTCCTGCTAAAGCTACTGACGCTGAAAGACAAGTAGACAGAAAAGTTGTTGTAACTGCTATTGAAGATGATGCTCAATGGAATGCTCTTAAGAAAAGAGATTACGATGATCCAACTCCAGTAAAAGTGAAAAAAGCTACTAAAAAAGGAGGTAAAAAAGCTCCTGCGAAAAAAGTAGTTAAAAAGAAAAAATAATTAATTTTTCTAAATAATGAATACCTCCAATTTTTTTTGGAGGTATTTTTTTTTTGTAGACTTTTAAGTAATTTTGTTGAAAATTTAAAATTTAAAAATGGGAAGAGCATTTGAATATAGAAAAGCTTCTAAAATGGCCAGATGGGATAAAATGGCCAAAACTTTCTCTAAAATAGGTAAGGATATTGCATTAGCAGTAAAAGCTGGAGGGACAGATCCAGAAGCGAATCCGGCATTGAGAAGATGTATCCAAAATGCAAAAGGGGCAAACATGCCTAAGGATAACGTAGAGAGAGCAATTAAAAAAGCGAGCGGTGCAGATGCTGAAAACTATGAAGAAGTTACTTATGAAGGATACGGGCAAGGAGGAGTTGCCTTTTTTGTAGAATGTACTACAAACAATACAACCAGAACGGTAGCCAATGTAAGAGCTGTTTTCAATAAGTTTGACGGGAATCTTGGTAAAAATGGTGAATTGGCATTTATCTTTGACAGAAAAGGAATTTTTACAATTGATTTAGCTCAAGTTAAAATGGACTGGGATGATTTCGAAATGGAAATGATTGATGGGGGAGCTGAAGATGTAGAAAAAGATGAAGAAGAAGTAATGATTACTACTGCTTTTGAAGACTTCGGATCTTTATCTCACAAATTAGACGAACTTGGAATTGAAGCAAAGAGTGCAGAATTACAAAGAATTCCGAATAACACGAAAGAGGTAAATGAAGAACAGTTCAAAGCGAATATGAAAATGCTTGAACGTTTCGAAGATGACGACGATGTGCAAAACGTTTACCACAATATGGAAATCAGCGAAGAGCTAATGAACTCTTTATAAAAAATAATATAGCATTCATATACAGTTAACTTTCAATTAGTTTCTTTGTAAAAAACTGTGAAACGCCTTAACATATTTTCGTTGTGGAATAGCAGGCGTTCCGTCCGGCCAATTTAAAAGCTGAAAAATATACGGATGAAAAGAAACGTTGAGTTAGTTGTTATATCGGATGTTCATTTGGGAACTTATGGATGTAAGGCTAAGGAATTGCTGAGATACCTCAATTCTATCCAGCCTAAAACTTTGGTTTTAAATGGTGATATCATTGATATCTGGCAATTCAAAAAGTCTTACTTCCCTAAACCTCATTTGAAAGTGATCCGAAAGATTCTTTCATTTGCTACCAAGAATACAGATGTGTATTATATTACAGGCAATCATGATGAAATGTTCCGTAAGTTTACCGATTTTGAACTGGGAAAGCTTAAAGTCTGTAATAAAATCTGCCTGACTATTGACCAGAAGAAAACCTGGATCTTTCACGGTGATGTCTTCGATGCATCCGTTCAACATTCTAAATGGATCGCCAAACTTGGCGGAAAGGGATACGACCTTTTAATAATCATAAATAATATTGTAAATTGGTTTTTGGAAAAAATGGGTAAAGAAAAATATTCATTTTCAAAAAAAATTAAAAATAATGTGAAGAAAGCAGTAAAGTATATTGGTGATTTTGAACTCACCGCTTCTGAACTGGCTATTGATAATCAATATGATTATGTAATTTGCGGACATATTCATCAACCACAAATCAGAGAAGTTGTGAATAAAAAAGGTTCTTGTACTTATCTGAATTCTGGAGACTGGATAGAGAATCTTTCTGCATTGGAATATCATGATAAAGAATGGAAGATCTTTTATTATGATGAACACAAACATTTACTGAATGATGATGAAGCAGAGGAAATCCAAGAGATGGATAATTCTGAGCTTTTAAAAATCGTAACTAATTTTACCTAATGAAGATCTTGTATGCATTTCAGGGTACCGGTAATGGACATGTAGCCCGGGCACAGGAGATTATTCCGATACTCAAAAAGTACGCTTCGGTGGATACACTCATTAGTGGTCATCAATCACAATTAAAGGCTGATTTTGACATTAACTTTCAATATAGGGGTATTTCCCTTCTTTATAATAAAACAGGCGGTTTATCCTACCGAAAAACATTTACAGATAATAAATTTATTGATGCAGCAAAAACTATAAGGGATTTGGAGCTTTCCCAATATGATCTGATCATCAATGATTATGAGCCTTTAACGGGGTGGGCTTCTAAATTAAAGAAACTACCAATGATTGAGCTTAGTCATCAGGCATCTATGAGTTTTCCTGAAACCCCTAAACCTCAAAAAAAAGATTTTCTGGGAGAAATGATTTTAAAATATTATGTTCCCAGTGAAAGGAAGATCGGATTCCATTTTGAAAATTACCATCCGCAGATCAAGAAACCGGTAATCCGCAGAAAGATAAGAAATCTTAATCCTTATAAGAAAGGATATTACCTTGTTTATCTTCCGAGCTTTGCAGATGAAAATATCATTAAAGTTCTGAGAAAAATTCCGGTAGAGTGGAAAGTGTTTTCAAAATACAGTAAAGTACAGGTTAAAGTAAAAAATGTTGAAGTATTTCCTATTGATGAAATCCAATATCTGAAATATTTTGAAGGGTGTGAAGGAATTCTTTGCAATGCAGGTTTTGAAACCCCTGCTGAAGCACTTTTTATGGATAAAAAATTATTTGTGATCCCAATTCATAACCAATATGAACAGGAATGCAATGCCTGTGCTCTGGATAAAATGGGAATTCCCAACTCTAAGGTTTTAAATCTGCAGGAGATTATGGAATGGGTGGCTTCAGATCATCACCTTAAAGTTGATTATCCTGATAATATTGAAGAAATCCTGGTGAAGGATGTCTTAGTTCTTTAAGAAAATATCATCCACATCATTCATTCTCATCATTACAGCTCTTGCATAAGAGCAGTGAGGATAAACATTCCAATTATTTTCCCTTGCAAATTTGATGGCTTCTTCTACCAGATATTTTCCCATTCCTCGTCCTTCAAATTCAGGATGAACCAGAACAAAAGAAATAATCAATTTATGATCTTCAGGAAAAATTGTATAGGTTAGTCTTCCTACTTCTTTTGTTTCATTATTCAGGGTAAGAACTCCGCCGTTTCCGGATCTGTTGTTTTCAAATTTCATGATAGAATGTTTATTATTATTAAAGATACAAAAATTATGAGGACTGATAAAATGTATTGGGTTCGATAGTCCTGCTATTCACTCTTTACTTGCGAAGCAAAATTGACTATTGACAATTTATTTGTCCTTTCCTGTGTAATAGTTATAATCTTTAATAATAACATTAATAAACTGTTTTTCCGTCATTTTTGTAGGGTCTATTTCC is a genomic window of Chryseobacterium nakagawai containing:
- a CDS encoding M48 family metallopeptidase — protein: MKKIIVCLAFLGAMNSISAQKINLGKAAGIVSNGAKALTFTNEDAIKLSKESVDWMDKNNTVAGPKDPYTVRLNKLFGKHKTQDGLNLNYKVYKVKDINAFACADGSVRVFSSLMDIMTDNELLAVIGHEIGHVKNQDTKDAMKSAYLKAAALDAASSASNAVATLNESQVGKMANAFLDASHSKKQESEADTYSYDFMKANKYDVVGAYTAFRKLALLSEGSAQSGFEKMFNSHPDSEKRAQAIKKRAEKDGLWKDPGTVSLPTTKLTK
- a CDS encoding YebC/PmpR family DNA-binding transcriptional regulator, with translation MGRAFEYRKASKMARWDKMAKTFSKIGKDIALAVKAGGTDPEANPALRRCIQNAKGANMPKDNVERAIKKASGADAENYEEVTYEGYGQGGVAFFVECTTNNTTRTVANVRAVFNKFDGNLGKNGELAFIFDRKGIFTIDLAQVKMDWDDFEMEMIDGGAEDVEKDEEEVMITTAFEDFGSLSHKLDELGIEAKSAELQRIPNNTKEVNEEQFKANMKMLERFEDDDDVQNVYHNMEISEELMNSL
- a CDS encoding OmpA family protein, encoding MKNLKLGISALALTVASTVFAQTTNNPWLIGVGAHAENHVAARAGFSNTFSAKNLTKNLFNMNSYSITPPLSKLTVARNIGKGLVIDWQTSVGNVENKRFNMGKEFFLMTGIGFQAKAAGLLWNEESWFDPYLRVGANYLRHDYTGQAFPKNGLDANGNVLDYNVPNGKDGNENGKANHFAVSTGAGANFWVTKNFGLGIQGDYVSTPGDKSTVANFWQASASILFRFGNRDRDKDGILDKDDLCPDTPGLPEFQGCPDTDGDGVPDKDDQCPDVAGPVENNGCPWPDTDGDGVIDKDDACPTVAGPAENKGCPWPDTDGDGILDKDDACPTVPGLPEYNGCPKPKTVTAKDVETKLGSVFFDFNKATIKAESKPALDQAAEIIKKDGGHYLLEGRTDAKGAAAYNLKLSRQRAASVVAALDTRGVETNALKSIGVGSAKATVPAKATDAERQVDRKVVVTAIEDDAQWNALKKRDYDDPTPVKVKKATKKGGKKAPAKKVVKKKK
- a CDS encoding ABC-F family ATP-binding cassette domain-containing protein, whose amino-acid sequence is MLTVSNLSLQFGKRVLFDEVNIMFTKGNCYGIIGANGAGKSTFLKILTGKQDPTTGHVSLEPGKRMSVLEQDHFAYDQYTVLEAVLRGNKKLFEIKEEMDALYAKEDFSDEDGIKAGELGVIYDEMGGWTAESDAQTMLSNVGVKDEMHWQTMSELENKDKVKVLLAQALFGNPDVLILDEPTNDLDIDTISWLEDFLADYENTVIVVSHDRHFLDTVCTHIGDLDYAKLNLYTGNYSFWYQASQLATRQRAQANKKAEEKKKELQDFIARFSSNVAKAKQATARKKMIDKLNIDDIKPSSRRYPAIIFEMEREAGDQILDVKGLEKTKDGELLFSNIDLNLKKGDKVAVLSKNSLAITEFFEILAGNVEADKGTVAWGVTTNQSHMPLDNTNFFQEDLSLVDWLRQFTKNDEERHEEFVRGFLGRMLFSGDEALKSCKVLSGGEKMRCMFSRMMLQKANVLLLDEPTNHLDLESITTLNNSLSNFKGNLLLASHDHEMLSTVCNRIIELTPNGIIDREMTYDEYLADKKVKELREKMYS
- the smpB gene encoding SsrA-binding protein SmpB, translating into MKIEKTVNILNKRARFEYEILEEYEAGMVLTGTEIKSLRSSKASITESFCQFIDGELYIINMMIDEYKLGTFYNHKTKRERKLLLHKKELQKLEKKLKDAGNTIIALKLYITDRGKAKVLIALGRGKKLFDKREAIKDRENKRNLDRILKKS
- a CDS encoding UDP-2,3-diacylglucosamine diphosphatase, with the protein product MKRNVELVVISDVHLGTYGCKAKELLRYLNSIQPKTLVLNGDIIDIWQFKKSYFPKPHLKVIRKILSFATKNTDVYYITGNHDEMFRKFTDFELGKLKVCNKICLTIDQKKTWIFHGDVFDASVQHSKWIAKLGGKGYDLLIIINNIVNWFLEKMGKEKYSFSKKIKNNVKKAVKYIGDFELTASELAIDNQYDYVICGHIHQPQIREVVNKKGSCTYLNSGDWIENLSALEYHDKEWKIFYYDEHKHLLNDDEAEEIQEMDNSELLKIVTNFT
- a CDS encoding GNAT family N-acetyltransferase encodes the protein MKFENNRSGNGGVLTLNNETKEVGRLTYTIFPEDHKLIISFVLVHPEFEGRGMGKYLVEEAIKFARENNWNVYPHCSYARAVMMRMNDVDDIFLKN
- a CDS encoding glycosyltransferase family protein, which encodes MKILYAFQGTGNGHVARAQEIIPILKKYASVDTLISGHQSQLKADFDINFQYRGISLLYNKTGGLSYRKTFTDNKFIDAAKTIRDLELSQYDLIINDYEPLTGWASKLKKLPMIELSHQASMSFPETPKPQKKDFLGEMILKYYVPSERKIGFHFENYHPQIKKPVIRRKIRNLNPYKKGYYLVYLPSFADENIIKVLRKIPVEWKVFSKYSKVQVKVKNVEVFPIDEIQYLKYFEGCEGILCNAGFETPAEALFMDKKLFVIPIHNQYEQECNACALDKMGIPNSKVLNLQEIMEWVASDHHLKVDYPDNIEEILVKDVLVL